In a single window of the Drosophila subpulchrella strain 33 F10 #4 breed RU33 chromosome X, RU_Dsub_v1.1 Primary Assembly, whole genome shotgun sequence genome:
- the LOC119557082 gene encoding protein snakeskin-like produces the protein MEFNNRLLLKIIELAIAIACIVLYETVGNMTSHPVIVAGAIGGYTVICGVLLIGHVINSLVEKRLNALFSLAGCLLFVASGALVIDEWHGHLNTDRKRQAIGAGSLMIINAAVFLLDTLCICRT, from the exons ATGGAGTTCAACAATCGCCTGTTGCTGAAAATCATTGAGCTG gccatcgccatcgcctgCATTGTTTTGTACGAGACGGTTGGCAACATGACCTCTCATCCGGTGATTGTGGCCGGAGCCATCGGTGGTTACACGGTCATCTGCGGCGTTTTGCTGATCG GCCACGTGATCAACTCGCTGGTGGAGAAGCGACTCAATGCCCTGTTCTCGCTGGCCGGCTGCCTGCTTTTTGTGGCCTCTGGAGCCCTGGTCATCGATGAGTGGCATGGCCATTTGAATACCGACAGGAAGCGCCAGGCCATTGGAGCCGGATCCCTGATGATTATCAATGCGGCCGTCTTCCTTCTGGACACCCTCTGCATCTGCCGGACGTAA
- the LOC119557816 gene encoding anaphase-promoting complex subunit 4 isoform X2 has product MSQTSSMKLLGARNMSCIVERMEWNNKMDLIAYGTEKGEVVIQRLNWQKIVTFPTPGEDVRVRSLSWQMDETLLAVGYSNGKVALLDAESETIISGLIYEDDIKKVYFSKAINSQENLGTYTCNAKDKHRRFLPKLQPLTNIDPCLKTLDQKSFPKGSPCFLVVIMRSGKVHLLLLGALQAGSIDLTQHILHPEQFDVYDVRLNGDFNAIYALLRDGQELKMLHFHNQVLQECMAPMLELATHCAHILETKNYINDTQQCLTEAWETVQLEMDNKLTKYANSQPYGLISAHFLELHVFGFATFEVEEFLTLSEKGFKKIANSVDLSLSNLQGLVFKQLNGSAVNMFYFLNTIAGFGRMSHFFESLISPDVANEAMRACGAFVLKVHELQRTIDTLVYDMKLFHEWMIFTILRLSHQEIPDDLVLTEEENIAMADFLCSMEPELDDRSDEEDDLEPLSDTPPPARSKFNLERVGQYLDNAYLTQPYTKDPSQLWEEMVAENECLNECKLFVPHDKNLSLVQQRDKMFNAIDAVFHKPTESISGSFKLSSAVICNDLPPMEPGEGLEDRELVTCSYYVNEASRSDMLACTISWQEAMILEVSRAGDGLVRCTRIQLEPGMFSSAHEDFYNLRFVDLQFYNESSLSILAQSTSAASGMRPHSFFIQFSLSAARNQCTQHQMGPLVKLKDATVTHSIHDVVDGATFKGLDGLCDMLAVSGSRKVATVLSDRKRKMTIFEMEIEEEEDDTEMSQASFLEISKESVLAGVAESEKPDA; this is encoded by the exons ATGTCCCAAACGAGCTCCATGAAGCTGCTGGGCGCCCGCAACATGTCCTGCATTGTGGAGCGCATGGAGTGGAACAACAAGATGGACCTCATTGCTTACGGAACGGAGAAGG GCGAGGTGGTCATTCAGCGTCTGAACTGGCAGAAGATCGTCACCTTTCCCACGCCCGGCGAGGATGTGCGGGTGCGCTCCCTCAGCTGGCAAATGGACGAAACCCTTTTGGCCGTCGGCTACAGCAACGGCAAGGTGGCGCTCCTGGACGCCGAAAGTGAGACGATCATATCGGGCCTCATCTACGAGGACGACATCAAGAAGGTCTACTTCAGCAAGGCCATCAACTCGCAGGAGAACCTAG GTACCTACACTTGCAATGCCAAGGACAAGCATAGAAGGTTCCTGCCCAAACTGCAGCCGCTGACCAACATTGATCCCTGCCTGAAAACACTGGACCAAAAGTCCTTTCCGAAAGGATCGCCCTGCTTCCTGGTGGTCATCATGCGCAGTGGCAAGGTGCACCTGCTGCTCCTCGGAGCCCTGCAGGCGGGCAGCATTGATCTCACCCAGCATATTCTGCATCCGGAGCAGTTTGATGTGTACGATGTGCGACTCAATGGAGACTTTAATGCCATATATGCTCTATTGAGGGACGGGCAGGAGCTTAAGATGCTGCACTTTCACAACCAGGTGCTGCAGGAGTGCATGGCACCCATGCTGGAACTGGCCACGCATTGTGCCCACATTCTGGAAACTAAAAA CTACATAAATGACACGCAGCAATGTTTGACGGAGGCCTGGGAGACCGTGCAGCTGGAAATGGACAACAAGCTGACGAAGTACGCCAACTCCCAACCCTATGGACTGATCTCTGCTCACTTCCTGGAGTTGCACGTCTTCGGATTCGCTACCTTCGAGGTAGAAGAGTTTCT GACTCTGTCCGAGAAGGGCTTCAAGAAGATCGCCAACTCGGTGGACCTGAGTCTGAGCAACCTGCAGGGCCTGGTGTTCAAGCAGCTGAACGGATCGGCCGTCAACATGTTCTATTTCCTCAACACGATCGCGGGATTCGGTCGCATGTCGCACTTCTTTGAG TCCCTCATCTCTCCCGATGTGGCCAACGAGGCGATGCGGGCCTGTGGAGCTTTCGTCCTCAAAGTCCACGAACTGCAGCGAACCATCGACACGTTGGTGTACGACATGAAGCTCTTCCACGAATGGATGATATTCACGATACTTCGTCTGTCGCATCAGGAGATTCCGGACGACCTGGTGCTCACCGAGGAGGAGAACATAGCAATGGCCGATTTTCTGTGCTCCATGGAGCCAGAGTTGGACGACCGCAGCGATGAGGAGGACGATCTGGAGCCGCTTTCCGACACGCCACCACCGGCTCGCAGCAAATTCAATCTGGAGCGAGTGGGTCAGTATCTGGACAATGCATACCTGACCCAGCCCTACACCAAGGACCCAAGCCAGCTGTGGGAGGAGATGGTGGCCGAGAATGAGTGCCTGAATGAATGCAAACTGTTTGTGCCGCACGACAAGAATCTGTCGCTCGTGCAACAGCGCGACAAGATGTTCAACGCCATCGATGCGGTGTTCCACAAGCCCACGGAGAGCATAAGCGGGAGTTTCAAGCTCTCCTCGGCGGTAATATGCAACGACCTGCCGCCCATGGAGCCCGGCGAGGGGCTGGAGGATCGGGAATTGGTGACGTGCAGCTATTATGTGAACGAGGCATCCAGGAGCGATATGTTAGCCTGCACCATCAGCTGGCAGGAGGCCATGATCCTGGAGGTTAGTCGTGCTGGCGATGGCCTGGTGCGCTGCACCAGAATTCAACTGGAGCCGGGAATGTTCTCATCCGCTCACGAGGACTTCTATAACCTGCGCTTCGTCGACCTGCAGTTCTACAACGAGTCCTCGCTCTCGATTCTCGCCCAGTCCACGAGCGCAGCTTCCGGCATGCGTCCACATAGCTTCTTTATACAATTCTCGCTGAGTGCGGCAAGGAACCAGTGCACCCAGCACCAAATGGGGCCGCTGGTCAAGCTGAAGGACGCCACTGTAACGCACAGCATCCATGATGTGGTCGATGGCGCCACTTTCAAGGGTCTGGACGGTCTGTGCGACATGCTAGCCGTCTCGGGCAGCAGGAAGGTGGCCACCGTTCTCTCCGATCGCAAGCGGAAGATGACCATTTTCGAGATGGAaatcgaggaggaggaggacgacaCCGAGATGTCGCAGGCCTCGTTTCTGGAAATCAGCAAGGAGTCTGTGCTGGCCGGCGTCGCTGAATCCGAGAAGCCAGATGCGTAG
- the LOC119556661 gene encoding ABC transporter F family member 4, with protein MPKAEKNKKQKQDPAPIEQLFSSEDDYDMNLANFQRGSKSAPTKPKPEEQHASSDDENNFNLVNIIKGTKPQKASLSESESESGEEPSDESELEPVEQDAEQFLFSDDGYDMNLANFERGSKSAPTKPKPEEQDTSSDDENKLYLPKPQKASLSESESEEEPSDESDSELKEQDAEQFLFSDDGYDMNLANFERGSKSAPTKPKPEEQDTSSDDENKLYLPKPQKASLSESESEEEPSDESDLEPVEQDAEQFLFSDDGYDMNLANFERGSKSAPTKPKPEKQDTSSDDENKLYLPKPQKASLSESESEEEPSDESDSELKEQDAEQFLFSNDGYDMNLANFKRGSKSAPTKPKPEEQDASSDDENKLYLPKPQKASLSESESEEEPSDESDSELKEQDAEQFLFSDDGYDMNLANFKRGSKSAPTKPKPEKQDTSSDDENKLYLPKPQKASLSESESEEEPSDESDSELEEQDAEQPLSSDGDYDMNLANFKNGTKSVPTKPEPKKKYDKLPVPSDDEDEMDMANFKNGSTPARTKKAKKGIIYISNIPKHMNVTRLRKILGEYGKIGRVYLQPEKLSSAKAKKNKRKGRKIRFTEGWVEFESKGIAQFLVTILNNSKISNRKKSKFSDSLWSMKYLSCFKWVHLTERLNYEQNNLIKNEFLKKLAKKPKAEKFGNAAKKMKMTTTQSE; from the exons ATGCCGAAAGCAGAAAAGAATAAGAAGCAAAAGCAAGATCCTGCACCCATTGAGCAGCTTTTTTCCTCGGAGGACGATTATGATATGAACCTGGCTAACTTTCAACGCGGATCCAAATCCGCTCCCACCAAGCCAAAGCCGGAGGAACAGCACGCTTCCTCGGATGACGAAAATAATTTTAACCTGGTAAATATTATAAAGGGAACAAAGCCGCAAAAGGCTTCTTTAAGTGAGTCGGAGTCGGAGTCGGGGGAGGAACCTTCGGATGAGTCCGAGTTAGAGCCAGTTGAACAGGACGCTGAGCAGTTTCTCTTCTCGGACGACGGTTATGACATGAACCTGGCCAACTTTGAACGCGGATCCAAATCCGCTCCCACCAAGCCGAAGCCGGAGGAACAGGACACTTCCTCGGATGACGAAAACAAACTTTACCTACCAAAGCCGCAAAAGGCTTCTTTGAGTGAGTCGGAGTCGGAGGAGGAACCTTCGGATGAGTCCGACTCGGAGCTAAAAGAACAGGACGCTGAGCAGTTTCTCTTCTCGGACGACGGTTATGACATGAACCTGGCCAACTTTGAACGCGGATCCAAATCCGCTCCCACCAAGCCGAAGCCGGAGGAACAGGACACTTCCTCGGATGACGAAAACAAACTTTACCTACCAAAGCCGCAAAAGGCTTCTTTGAGTGAGTCGGAGTCGGAGGAGGAACCTTCGGATGAGTCCGACTTAGAGCCAGTTGAACAGGACGCTGAGCAGTTTCTCTTCTCGGACGACGGTTATGACATGAACCTGGCCAACTTTGAACGCGGATCCAAATCCGCTCCCACCAAGCCGAAGCCGGAGAAACAGGACACTTCCTCGGATGACGAAAACAAACTTTACCTACCAAAGCCGCAAAAGGCTTCTTTGAGTGAGTCGGAGTCGGAGGAGGAACCTTCGGATGAGTCCGACTCGGAGCTAAAAGAACAGGACGCTGAGCAGTTTCTCTTCTCGAACGACGGTTATGACATGAACCTGGCCAACTTTAAGCGCGGATCCAAATCCGCTCCCACCAAGCCAAAGCCGGAGGAACAGGACGCTTCCTCGGATGACGAAAACAAACTTTACCTACCAAAGCCGCAAAAGGCTTCTTTGAGTGAGTCGGAGTCGGAGGAGGAACCTTCGGATGAGTCCGACTCGGAGCTAAAAGAACAGGACGCTGAGCAGTTTCTCTTCTCGGACGACGGTTATGACATGAACCTGGCCAACTTTAAGCGCGGATCCAAATCCGCTCCCACCAAGCCGAAGCCGGAGAAACAGGACACTTCCTCGGATGACGAAAACAAACTTTACCTACCAAAGCCGCAAAAGGCTTCTTTGAGTGAGTCGGAGTCGGAGGAGGAACCTTCGGATGAGTCCGACTCGGAGCTAGAAGAACAGGACGCTGAGCAGCCTCTCTCCTCGGACGGCGACTATGACATGAACCTGGCCAACTTTAAAAACGGAACCAAATCCGTTCCCACCAAGCCAGAGCCGAAGAAAAAGTACGATAAGCTTCCAGTTCCCTCGGATGACGAGGATGAAATGGACATGGCAAACTTCAAAAACGGCTCTACACCCGCTCGCACCAAGAAAGCCAAGAAGGGCATTATCTACATATCCAATATTCCCAAGCACATGAACGTGACGCGCCTCCGCAAAATTCTAGGGGAGTATGGAAAAATCGGAAGAGTTTACCTGCAGCCGGAGAAGCTGTCAA GTGCCAAGGCCAAGAAGAACAAGCGGAAGGGCCGCAAGATCCGCTTCACCGAGGGCTGGGTGGAGTTCGAGTCGAAGGGGATCGCCCAGTTCCTCGTCACCATACTAAACAACTCCAAAATCTCCAACCGTAAGAAGTCTAAGTTCTCCGACTCGCTGTGGAGCATGAAGTATCTTTCGTGCTTCAAGTGGGTGCACCTCACCGAGCGCCTGAACTACGAGCAGAACAATCTCATCAAGAACGAGTTCCTCAAGAAGTTGGCCAAAAAGCCCAAGGCTGAAAAGTTTGGGAACGCTGCCAAGAAGATGAAGATGACCACGACCCAGAGCGAGTGA
- the LOC119557146 gene encoding chromobox protein homolog 3, whose amino-acid sequence MAEFSVERVEDKRTVNGRTEYYLKWKGYPRSENTWEPVENLDCPDLIANFEESLKNNKKETKKRLSTSSTPDSIRSKRKSFLEDDTEEQKKLIGFERGLEPSKILGATDSSGHLMFLMKWKGSDHADLVPAKLANIRCPQVVIQFYEERLTWHTGSGNGNSNSGNLISTGGLGSAGGSGAGDDTAPGSVGTTGGGSNADGGDEEEPEPASPIGSINQDENAKPEESSELDNGQPDADD is encoded by the coding sequence ATGGCCGAATTCTCAGTGGAACGCGTCGAGGACAAGCGGACGGTGAACGGGCGCACGGAATACTACCTGAAGTGGAAGGGCTATCCGCGCAGCGAGAACACCTGGGAGCCGGTGGAGAATCTCGACTGCCCTGATCTGATAGCCAACTTCGAGGAGTCGCTGAAGAACAACAAGAAGGAGACCAAGAAGCGGCTGTCCACCTCCTCCACGCCCGACTCCATCCGCAGCAAGCGCAAGAGCTTCCTGGAGGACGATACCGAGGAGCAGAAGAAGCTGATTGGCTTCGAGCGCGGCCTGGAGCCATCAAAGATCCTGGGCGCCACCGACTCGTCCGGCCACCTCATGTTCCTGATGAAGTGGAAGGGCAGCGATCACGCTGACCTGGTGCCCGCCAAGCTGGCCAATATCCGTTGCCCCCAGGTGGTCATCCAGTTCTACGAGGAGCGCCTCACCTGGCACACGGGCAGCGGCAATGGCAACAGCAACTCCGGCAATCTGATCTCCACGGGGGGATTGGGCTCTGCCGGAGGCAGTGGCGCCGGCGACGATACGGCTCCCGGCAGCGTGGGCACCACCGGCGGTGGCAGCAATGCCGATGGCGGCGATGAGGAGGAACCCGAACCTGCCAGCCCCATCGGCAGCATCAACCAGGACGAGAACGCCAAGCCGGAGGAGAGCAGCGAATTGGACAACGGCCAGCCGGACGCCGATGACTAG
- the LOC119557145 gene encoding U3 small nucleolar RNA-associated protein 6 homolog — protein MGEFIAEMQERLLPEYEQMKNYNVFQADQVREIVSRRERLFLKINRSHQTITDYLEFILYEKHMHLTIEDKEKKMNVKLTGLKTSIATRIMRLYREALDKFTHDRRLWSNWIKFSKKSNPVEVAGIYEKMLLYHGDVPDYWVDAAMWLYEYNRLNIDRVKDILLRGLQRHPDSAALNKCFFDIMLKEAALGNNERNLAENTLSEQDIKLERVEAVYRNSMANITQLDYFVKLLESCEDHQELTGKLQRLIIDDMQEKFPREPGLWDLLAQRELRGFHLGDLEDEDLDTSDEEPASKKSRSVNARSLKRRIQLCVTVYKSAVEELQTPEMWNMYLDAMLALNTDGKSERILKQQCLADALQAGHRSQMMGVKHYSILRKMLCTAPGGREAAVTILTEALKNDSSVEMHELLLATHIQSDSEPLIYEMFNQIQKNMGSEALPLWRSVILYYNTRQDQLGARRLDEIYGLACKSAWPEFAELRSDYIRYLWRERSIEEARKEYAKLAIQPPMSLALHRQMIQLESSAAVLNQANLKYWRMCYDFMACYFGKTEPRVWVEYLAFERDHGETKNIALLTQRAISTLEPQYVAAFEAERALAYVGASI, from the exons ATGGGCGAGTTTATAGCTGAGATGCAGGAGCGCCTGCTGCCGGAGTACGAGCAGATGAAGAACTACAATGTATTCCAAGCAGACCAGGTCAG AGAAATCGTCAGCCGGCGCGAACGCCTGTTCCTGAAGATCAACAGAAGCCACCAGACCATCACCGACTACCTGGAGTTCATTCTGTATGAGAAGCACATGCACCTGACCATCGAGGACAAGGAGAAGAAGATGAACGTGAAGCTCACCGGTCTGAAGACCTCCATAGCCACGCGGATCATGCGCCTGTACAGAGAGGCCCTGGACAAGTTCACGCACGACAGACGGCTGTGGAGCAACTGGATCAAGTTCAGCAAGAAGTCAAATCCCGTCGAGGTGGCGGGCATCTACGAGAAGATGCTGCTG TATCACGGCGACGTGCCGGACTATTGGGTGGACGCCGCCATGTGGCTGTATGAGTACAATCGCCTGAACATCGACCGGGTCAAGGACATCCTGTTGCGCGGCCTGCAGCGACATCCCGATTCCGCGGCCCTCAACAAGTGCTTCTTTGACATTATGCTGAAAGAGGCTGCTCTGGGCAACAACGAAAGGAACCTGGCCGAGAACACGCTCTCCGAGCAGGACATCAAGCTGGAGCGCGTGGAGGCAGTCTACCGCAACAGCATGGCCAACATCACCCAACTGGACTACTTCGTGAAGCTCCTCGAGAGCTGTGAGGATCACCAGGAGCTGACGGGCAAGTTGCAGCGCCTGATAATCGATGACATGCAGGAGAAGTTCCCGCGAGAGCCAGGCTTGTGGGACCTGCTCGCCCAGCGGGAGCTGCGCGGCTTTCATCTGGGCGACTTGGAGGACGAGGACCTGGACACCAGCGATGAAGAGCCGGCCAGCAAGAAATCCCGCTCTGTAAATGCCCGCTCGCTTAAGCGACGCATTCAGCTCTGCGTCACGGTGTACAAATCGGCGGTGGAGGAGCTGCAAACGCCGGAGATGTGGAATATGTATCTGGATGCAATGCTGGCCCTGAATACAGATGGAAAGTCTGAGCGTATCCTCAAACAGCAGTGTCTGGCGGATGCTCTGCAAGCGGGCCATCGCTCCCAAATGATGGGGGTGAAACACTACTCCATTCTGAGGAAAATGCTTTGCACAGCGCCAGGTGGAAGGGAGGCGGCTGTCACCATTCTCACAGAGGCCCTGAAGAACGATTCGTCCGTGGAGATGCACGAACTCCTGTTGGCCACGCACATCCAGAGCGACAGTGAGCCACTGATCTATGAGATGTTCAACCAGATCCAGAAGAACATGGGCAGTGAGGCGTTGCCGCTGTGGCGCAGTGTCATTTTGTACTATAATACCCGGCAAGACCAATTGGGCGCACGCAGGCTGGACGAGATCTACGGCCTGGCCTGTAAGTCCGCGTGGCCGGAGTTTGCCGAGCTACGGTCCGACTACATTCGCTATTTGTGGCGGGAGCGATCCATCGAGGAGGCACGCAAGGAATACGCCAAGCTGGCCATCCAGCCGCCCATGTCGCTGGCGCTGCACCGCCAAATGATCCAGCTAGAGTCCAGTGCGGCAGTTCTC AACCAGGCCAACCTCAAGTACTGGCGTATGTGCTACGACTTCATGGCCTGTTACTTTGGCAAGACAGAGCCGCGCGTTTGGGTGGAGTACCTGGCCTTCGAGCGAGATCATGGCGAAACGAAGAACATCGCCCTGCTCACCCAGCGGGCCATCAGCACCCTGGAGCCCCAATATGTTGCCGCCTTTGAGGCGGAGCGAGCACTCGCCTATGTGGGCGCTTCTATATAG
- the LOC119557083 gene encoding acylphosphatase-1 produces the protein MENKKEEILGCDFEIRGKVPKEAFELFAVAQAKTLGLRGFITQVSEEKFKGRLEGEGKVIDAFKKLVLAAAEYVQAIKEFIIKNLKVIQEYTYKTFEIKVEQK, from the coding sequence atggaaaacaaaaaagaggAGATCTTGGGCTGTGACTTTGAGATCCGTGGCAAAGTTCCGAAAGAGGCCTTTGAACTGTTCGCAGTGGCCCAGGCCAAAACGCTGGGTCTGCGGGGATTCATCACCCAGGTCTCGGAGGAGAAGTTCAAGGGTCGTCTGGAGGGCGAGGGCAAGGTGATCGATGCCTTCAAGAAGCTAGTCCTGGCCGCCGCCGAATATGTGCAGGCCATCAAGGAGTTCATCATCAAGAACCTGAAGGTCATCCAGGAGTACACCTATAAGACCTTTGAAATCAAAGTGGAGCAAAAGTAA
- the LOC119557816 gene encoding anaphase-promoting complex subunit 4 isoform X1 — translation MSQTSSMKLLGARNMSCIVERMEWNNKMDLIAYGTEKGEVVIQRLNWQKIVTFPTPGEDVRVRSLSWQMDETLLAVGYSNGKVALLDAESETIISGLIYEDDIKKVYFSKAINSQENLGTYTCNAKDKHRRFLPKLQPLTNIDPCLKTLDQKSFPKGSPCFLVVIMRSGKVHLLLLGALQAGSIDLTQHILHPEQFDVYDVRLNGDFNAIYALLRDGQELKMLHFHNQVLQECMAPMLELATHCAHILETKNYINDTQQCLTEAWETVQLEMDNKLTKYANSQPYGLISAHFLELHVFGFATFEVEEFLFETLSEKGFKKIANSVDLSLSNLQGLVFKQLNGSAVNMFYFLNTIAGFGRMSHFFESLISPDVANEAMRACGAFVLKVHELQRTIDTLVYDMKLFHEWMIFTILRLSHQEIPDDLVLTEEENIAMADFLCSMEPELDDRSDEEDDLEPLSDTPPPARSKFNLERVGQYLDNAYLTQPYTKDPSQLWEEMVAENECLNECKLFVPHDKNLSLVQQRDKMFNAIDAVFHKPTESISGSFKLSSAVICNDLPPMEPGEGLEDRELVTCSYYVNEASRSDMLACTISWQEAMILEVSRAGDGLVRCTRIQLEPGMFSSAHEDFYNLRFVDLQFYNESSLSILAQSTSAASGMRPHSFFIQFSLSAARNQCTQHQMGPLVKLKDATVTHSIHDVVDGATFKGLDGLCDMLAVSGSRKVATVLSDRKRKMTIFEMEIEEEEDDTEMSQASFLEISKESVLAGVAESEKPDA, via the exons ATGTCCCAAACGAGCTCCATGAAGCTGCTGGGCGCCCGCAACATGTCCTGCATTGTGGAGCGCATGGAGTGGAACAACAAGATGGACCTCATTGCTTACGGAACGGAGAAGG GCGAGGTGGTCATTCAGCGTCTGAACTGGCAGAAGATCGTCACCTTTCCCACGCCCGGCGAGGATGTGCGGGTGCGCTCCCTCAGCTGGCAAATGGACGAAACCCTTTTGGCCGTCGGCTACAGCAACGGCAAGGTGGCGCTCCTGGACGCCGAAAGTGAGACGATCATATCGGGCCTCATCTACGAGGACGACATCAAGAAGGTCTACTTCAGCAAGGCCATCAACTCGCAGGAGAACCTAG GTACCTACACTTGCAATGCCAAGGACAAGCATAGAAGGTTCCTGCCCAAACTGCAGCCGCTGACCAACATTGATCCCTGCCTGAAAACACTGGACCAAAAGTCCTTTCCGAAAGGATCGCCCTGCTTCCTGGTGGTCATCATGCGCAGTGGCAAGGTGCACCTGCTGCTCCTCGGAGCCCTGCAGGCGGGCAGCATTGATCTCACCCAGCATATTCTGCATCCGGAGCAGTTTGATGTGTACGATGTGCGACTCAATGGAGACTTTAATGCCATATATGCTCTATTGAGGGACGGGCAGGAGCTTAAGATGCTGCACTTTCACAACCAGGTGCTGCAGGAGTGCATGGCACCCATGCTGGAACTGGCCACGCATTGTGCCCACATTCTGGAAACTAAAAA CTACATAAATGACACGCAGCAATGTTTGACGGAGGCCTGGGAGACCGTGCAGCTGGAAATGGACAACAAGCTGACGAAGTACGCCAACTCCCAACCCTATGGACTGATCTCTGCTCACTTCCTGGAGTTGCACGTCTTCGGATTCGCTACCTTCGAGGTAGAAGAGTTTCTGTTCGA GACTCTGTCCGAGAAGGGCTTCAAGAAGATCGCCAACTCGGTGGACCTGAGTCTGAGCAACCTGCAGGGCCTGGTGTTCAAGCAGCTGAACGGATCGGCCGTCAACATGTTCTATTTCCTCAACACGATCGCGGGATTCGGTCGCATGTCGCACTTCTTTGAG TCCCTCATCTCTCCCGATGTGGCCAACGAGGCGATGCGGGCCTGTGGAGCTTTCGTCCTCAAAGTCCACGAACTGCAGCGAACCATCGACACGTTGGTGTACGACATGAAGCTCTTCCACGAATGGATGATATTCACGATACTTCGTCTGTCGCATCAGGAGATTCCGGACGACCTGGTGCTCACCGAGGAGGAGAACATAGCAATGGCCGATTTTCTGTGCTCCATGGAGCCAGAGTTGGACGACCGCAGCGATGAGGAGGACGATCTGGAGCCGCTTTCCGACACGCCACCACCGGCTCGCAGCAAATTCAATCTGGAGCGAGTGGGTCAGTATCTGGACAATGCATACCTGACCCAGCCCTACACCAAGGACCCAAGCCAGCTGTGGGAGGAGATGGTGGCCGAGAATGAGTGCCTGAATGAATGCAAACTGTTTGTGCCGCACGACAAGAATCTGTCGCTCGTGCAACAGCGCGACAAGATGTTCAACGCCATCGATGCGGTGTTCCACAAGCCCACGGAGAGCATAAGCGGGAGTTTCAAGCTCTCCTCGGCGGTAATATGCAACGACCTGCCGCCCATGGAGCCCGGCGAGGGGCTGGAGGATCGGGAATTGGTGACGTGCAGCTATTATGTGAACGAGGCATCCAGGAGCGATATGTTAGCCTGCACCATCAGCTGGCAGGAGGCCATGATCCTGGAGGTTAGTCGTGCTGGCGATGGCCTGGTGCGCTGCACCAGAATTCAACTGGAGCCGGGAATGTTCTCATCCGCTCACGAGGACTTCTATAACCTGCGCTTCGTCGACCTGCAGTTCTACAACGAGTCCTCGCTCTCGATTCTCGCCCAGTCCACGAGCGCAGCTTCCGGCATGCGTCCACATAGCTTCTTTATACAATTCTCGCTGAGTGCGGCAAGGAACCAGTGCACCCAGCACCAAATGGGGCCGCTGGTCAAGCTGAAGGACGCCACTGTAACGCACAGCATCCATGATGTGGTCGATGGCGCCACTTTCAAGGGTCTGGACGGTCTGTGCGACATGCTAGCCGTCTCGGGCAGCAGGAAGGTGGCCACCGTTCTCTCCGATCGCAAGCGGAAGATGACCATTTTCGAGATGGAaatcgaggaggaggaggacgacaCCGAGATGTCGCAGGCCTCGTTTCTGGAAATCAGCAAGGAGTCTGTGCTGGCCGGCGTCGCTGAATCCGAGAAGCCAGATGCGTAG
- the LOC119557084 gene encoding uncharacterized protein LOC119557084 yields MVVYGTLIGYLITCLILASGHVGGTVVDKRLDILFSIGGFVLFVASGTIILDQWLGHCTSQEEKEVLLVVGILSVANGAIFVGDMFVVLGS; encoded by the exons ATGGTGGTCTATGGCACTTTAATCGGCTATCTTATCACCTGCCTTATATTGGCATCAG GTCATGTGGGTGGAACGGTTGTGGACAAGCGCCTCGATATCCTCTTCTCGATCGGCGGCTTTGTGCTGTTCGTGGCCTCGGGCACCATTATCCTGGACCAGTGGCTGGGACACTGCACGTCGCAGGAGGAGAAGGAAGTGCTCCTGGTCGTCGGCATCTTGAGTGTGGCCAACGGAGCCATCTTCGTGGGCGACATGTTCGTTGTGTTGGGCTCTTGA